The following are encoded together in the Drosophila takahashii strain IR98-3 E-12201 chromosome X, DtakHiC1v2, whole genome shotgun sequence genome:
- the LOC108068047 gene encoding scoloptoxin SSD14 isoform X4, producing MVHHSNEDAMNKIPLKSAGGLDSDEEKNGGELMQDTAAAEEARREQMRVKVLAWMKKLTIVLICFIGIALISYVIISLCFSDWPKSTPNRNSTTTTTTTTTTTTTTTEATIKTTAATATEIALAVATATEIASSSAPPLPPATATTIAPSATSTTISTTSTTTTATTSTTQQPPTATTTTDSNPSPTLKTFHLTDEQQQDEETESIGNLNLGVSSTASTPAEDGGAPNVAASTAATTAEPPAWLEDQIRIDTSEQYESILGVYQNGAVSSDNLECSKIGSGILQKNGSAVDAAIAALLCNGLLTLQSMGLGGGHLMNVYNRAERHATAIDAREVAPYEATEDMFAQQPEKSYKGPLSIAVPGEAMGYHVAHEKFGKLPWAELVAPSLELCEKGYHVSQHMERALHAAWKEIKEHEQYQIYRNAQTGKPHAAGTVVKPPKNLCKTYKLLAENGPMDLYNGTLAKLLADDLKDMGSIIVPDDLESYQADVVNSITMDLAGDTLYVMPPVSSGSVVAHALSILQGFNFTQQDLSTEELRARTIHRFAEALKFAFAQRPELGDIHFIDTRELVSRLNSPDFGDQNRAKINDSHVLKDAEAYGASVASNDDPDGTSNLVVLAPNGDAVAVTSSINSYFGSGLIGERTGIVLNNGMNDFAVENNFFGLPQSTANKIEVHKRAMSSQSPILLADSAGNMRLVIGAAGGSKIIPAIVEVAANVLWFGEDLRKAIDAPRFYHQLLPDVLEYEEGGFPEALLELLAKRGHKLKSISRLKGSIVTAISRNATAIYANSDYRKRGGVAGF from the exons ATGGTGCACCACAGCAACGAGGATGCCATGAACAAGATACCACTGAAGTCCGCCGGCGGATTGGACTCCGATGAGGAGAAGAACGGGGGCGAGCTCATGCAGGACACTGCCGCCGCCGAGGAGGCGCGACGCGAACAGAT GCGTGTCAAGGTTTTGGCCTGGATGAAGAAGCTAACCATCGTGCTGATCTGCTTCATTGGCATTGCCCTGATCAGCTACGTGATCATTAGCCTGTGTTTCAGTG aCTGGCCAAAATCGACACCGAATAGAAacagcacaacaacaacaacgacgacaacaacaacaacaacaacaaccacagagGCAACCATtaaaacaacagcagcaacagcaactgaaATTGCACTCGCcgttgcaacagcaacagaaatTGCAAGTAGCTCAGCACCACCTTTACCaccggcaacagcaacaacaatagcacCATCTGCAACTTCAACAACAATTAGCACCAccagcacaacaacaacagcaacaacaagtacAACACAACAAccaccaacagcaacaacaacaacagataGCAATCCCAGCCCCACACTTAAAACATTTCATTTAACAGATGAGCAGCAACAGGACGAGGAAACGGAGAGCATTGGCAACCTGAATCTGGGCGTCTCCAGCACGGCAAGCACTCCAGCGGAGGACGGAGGAGCGCCCAATGTGGCCGCCTCCACGGCGGCGACCACAGCGGAACCACCCGCCTGGCTGGAGGATCAGATCAGGATCGATACCAGCGAGCAGTACGAGTCGATACTGGGTGTCTACCAGAACGGAGCCGTGAGTTCCGACAACCTCGAGTGCAGCAAGATCGGAAG CGGAATCCTGCAGAAGAACGGCAGCGCGGTGGACGCAGCGATCGCCGCTCTCCTCTGCAACGGACTGCTGACCCTGCAGAGCATGGGCCTCGGCGGCGGCCACCTGATGAACGTCTACAACCGGGCCGAGCGGCATGCCACCGCCATCGATGCCCGCGAGGTGGCGCCGTACGAGGCCACCGAGGACATGTTCGCCCAGCAGCCGGAGAAGTCCTACAAGGGACCCCTGAGCATCGCAGTGCCCGGCGAGGCGATGGGCTATCATGTGGCCCACGAGAAGTTCGGCAAACTTCCGTGGGCGGAACTGGTGGCTCCGTCGCTGGAGCTCTGCGAGAAGGGTTACCATGTGTCGCAGCATATGGAGCGGGCCCTGCATGCCGCCTGGAAGGAGATCAAGGAGCACGAGCAGTATCA GATTTATAGGAATGCCCAGACGGGTAAGCCACATGCCGCCGGAACGGTGGTCAAGCCGCCGAAGAATCTGTGCAAGACATACAAGCTGCTGGCCGAGAACGGACCCATGGACCTGTACAATGGAACGCTGGCCAAGTTGCTGGCGGACGATCTGAAGGACATGGGCAGTATTATTGTGCCCGACGACCTGGAGTCCTACCAGGCCGATGTGGTCAACTCGATCACCATGGACCTCGCCGGCGACACCCTGTATGTGATGCCACCGGTCAGTTCCGGTTCGGTGGTGGCTCACGCCCTGAGCATCCTGCAGGGCTTCAATTTCACGCAACAGGATCTTTCCACCGAGGAGCTGAGGGCCCGGACCATCCATCGCTTTGCGGAGGCCCTCAAGTTCGCCTTTGCCCAGCGTCCGGAACTGGGCGACATACACTTCATCGACACCCGGGAGCTGGTCAGCCGGCTGAATAGCCCCGACTTCGGTGACCAGAACAGGGCCAAGATCAACGACTCCCACGTCCTCAAAGATGCCGAGGCGTACGGCGCCAGCGTTGCCTCCAACGACGATCCCGATGGCACCTCGAACCTGGTTGTTTTGGCCCCCAACGGAGATGCCGTCGCCGTGACGAGCTCCATTAATTCATA TTTTGGCTCCGGACTCATTGGCGAACGCACGGGCATTGTGCTGAACAACGGAATGAACGACTTTGCGGTGGAGAACAACTTCTTCGGACTGCCGCAGTCGACGGCCAATAAGATCGAGGTGCACAAGCGGGCGATGTCCTCGCAGTCGCCGATTTTGCTGGCGGACAGTGCGGGGAATATGCGACTGGTCATCGGAGCGGCCGGAGGCAGCAAGATCATTCCGGCCATCGTCGAGGTGGCCGCCAATGTGCTGTGGTTCGGCGAGGATCTGCGCAAGGCCATCGATGCGCCGCGGTTCTACCACCAACTGCTGCCCGATGTCCTTGAGTACGAGGAGGGTGGCTTTCCGGAGGCGCTGCTGGAGCTGCTGGCCAAGAGGGGCCACAAATTGAAGTCCATTTCCCGGCTCAAGGGATCGATTGTCACGGCCATTTCGCGGAATGCCACGGCCATCTATGCCAATTCCGATTATCGCAAACGCGGTGGAGTTGCAGGTTTCTAG